One Microbacter margulisiae genomic window carries:
- a CDS encoding mannose-1-phosphate guanylyltransferase yields MKNNYCVIMAGGIGSRFWPFSRNNRPKQFLDFFGTGRSLLQMTFDRFSKFVPAENILIVSNMLYKDMILEQLPAIKPDQILLEPTRRNTAPCIAYAVHRIKAMTDKANIIVTPADHLILKENEFQKAILKGLEFIETHDNLLTLGMKPNRPETGYGYIQLADGDGDLRKVVTFTEKPNLEMAKVFVQSGEFYWNSGMFLWNLQTIEQAFQNLLPELYQKFVQRPEVFNTPQEQEYINEVFPSCHNISIDYGIMEKADNVYVLTAEFGWSDLGTWGSLYDLAEKDEHQNVTLQCKAQYYESEGNIVTLEPDKLVVLDNLSGYIVAESANVLLICKKENEQRIRQFVADVQVNHEEKFI; encoded by the coding sequence ATGAAAAATAATTATTGCGTCATTATGGCGGGAGGTATCGGCAGCCGTTTTTGGCCTTTCAGCCGGAATAACCGACCAAAACAGTTCCTTGATTTCTTTGGAACCGGACGTTCGTTGTTGCAAATGACTTTTGATCGTTTCTCAAAATTCGTACCCGCAGAAAATATTTTAATTGTTTCCAACATGCTTTATAAAGACATGATATTGGAACAATTGCCAGCTATTAAACCGGATCAGATCTTGTTGGAACCCACCCGGCGAAACACCGCTCCCTGTATTGCATATGCTGTTCACCGGATAAAGGCAATGACGGATAAAGCCAATATTATAGTGACACCTGCCGATCATCTTATCCTGAAAGAAAACGAATTTCAAAAGGCTATCCTGAAAGGGCTGGAATTTATCGAAACACACGATAACTTGTTAACGCTTGGCATGAAACCCAATCGTCCCGAGACCGGATATGGATACATACAACTTGCAGATGGCGATGGCGACTTGCGTAAGGTGGTTACTTTTACCGAGAAACCTAATCTGGAGATGGCAAAGGTCTTTGTACAAAGTGGAGAATTTTATTGGAATTCGGGAATGTTCCTCTGGAATCTCCAAACGATCGAACAGGCATTTCAAAACTTGTTGCCCGAATTGTACCAGAAATTTGTGCAACGCCCTGAAGTGTTTAATACGCCTCAGGAACAGGAGTATATTAATGAGGTATTCCCGTCATGCCATAACATATCGATTGATTACGGGATTATGGAAAAAGCGGACAATGTTTATGTGTTGACGGCCGAATTCGGTTGGTCTGATTTGGGAACATGGGGTTCATTGTATGATCTGGCCGAAAAAGATGAACATCAGAATGTCACGCTGCAATGTAAAGCGCAATATTATGAAAGCGAAGGTAACATTGTTACTCTGGAACCCGATAAGCTGGTGGTGCTCGATAATTTGTCGGGATACATTGTGGCCGAATCAGCCAATGTGTTGCTGATATGCAAAAAAGAAAACGAACAGCGTATTCGCCAGTTTGTTGCTGATGTACAGGTGAACCATGAAGAGAAATTTATTTGA
- a CDS encoding alpha/beta hydrolase family protein: protein MRNTFFLLALFALVSFSCNEKSKTDESLIEKPTINVKNGLMTPEALWAFGRIGDVSVSPDAKTILFSVTYYSISQNKGNTELYTMNIDGTDVQQITKTRKSESNPAFNPNGKRIGFLYPDKNGDNQFFEMNLDGSDRKQISDIEGGIEAFRYAPDGKQIVYIHDVKRTNPFKRLYKGLKQTSGRINDDLMYRHWDQWVDSYPQPYVADFDGKKLSNDYDLLGGTEFESPMRPFGGIEQIVWSPDSKTIAYTCRKKVGKAYSLSTNSDIYLFDVATKTTQDLSEGIMGYDMNPVYSPDGSKIAWESMDHDGYESDKSRIMIYDFANKTRIDYSKNFDQDSHTFCWDKDNQHLYFTSPWHGVTDIFKLNIANDSITRLTNGVHDYLALNLAGNQLIATRQSMSAPTEIYAVNTATGKETQLSDINKSLMAKLNMGKVEARWVKTTDNKQMLVWVIYPPNFDATKKYPALLYCQGGPQDMVSQFWSYRWNFQIMAANGYIVVAPNRRGLPGFGEAWNREISGDYGGQNMKDYISAIDAVAKEPYVNKDRLGCVGASYGGFSVYWLAGHNTNKRFKVFIAHDGFFNMEQQYLETDEMWFANWDLGGPYWDKKNPVVRRSYANSPHLFVDKWNTPIMVVHSQLDYRIVNSQGMAAYNAAVLRGIPALYLYFPDESHFVLKPQNAILWQRTFFDWLDKWLKDPVGKDKPVDL from the coding sequence ATGAGAAACACCTTTTTTTTGTTGGCGCTCTTTGCGCTGGTATCTTTTTCTTGCAACGAGAAATCGAAAACGGATGAGTCACTCATCGAAAAACCAACAATTAACGTGAAAAATGGACTTATGACTCCCGAGGCGCTATGGGCTTTCGGGCGGATAGGCGATGTGTCGGTGTCGCCTGATGCAAAAACAATTCTTTTTAGTGTGACCTATTATAGTATTTCCCAAAACAAGGGGAACACGGAGTTATACACCATGAATATTGACGGTACGGATGTACAACAGATCACAAAAACACGCAAGAGCGAAAGTAATCCGGCATTCAATCCGAACGGAAAACGCATCGGGTTTTTATACCCCGATAAAAACGGAGACAACCAGTTCTTTGAGATGAACCTTGATGGCTCCGACAGAAAGCAGATTTCCGACATTGAAGGAGGCATTGAAGCATTCCGCTATGCTCCCGATGGAAAGCAAATTGTTTACATCCATGACGTAAAACGGACTAATCCGTTTAAGAGGCTTTACAAGGGACTGAAGCAAACCTCCGGACGGATTAATGATGACCTGATGTACAGACATTGGGATCAATGGGTTGACAGCTATCCGCAACCTTATGTTGCCGATTTTGACGGAAAGAAATTATCCAATGATTATGACTTGTTGGGAGGAACAGAATTTGAATCGCCTATGCGTCCATTTGGAGGTATCGAACAGATTGTCTGGTCACCCGACAGCAAAACTATTGCTTATACATGTCGTAAGAAAGTGGGCAAAGCCTACTCTTTATCCACCAATTCGGATATTTACCTGTTTGACGTAGCGACAAAGACAACTCAGGATTTATCGGAAGGTATCATGGGGTATGATATGAATCCGGTTTATTCACCCGATGGCTCGAAAATCGCATGGGAAAGTATGGACCACGACGGTTACGAATCGGACAAATCAAGGATTATGATTTATGATTTCGCCAACAAGACACGCATTGACTATTCCAAAAATTTTGATCAGGATTCGCATACGTTCTGTTGGGACAAAGACAACCAGCATCTTTACTTCACAAGCCCATGGCATGGAGTTACCGATATCTTTAAGCTGAACATAGCTAATGACTCAATTACCCGTTTGACGAATGGCGTTCATGATTATCTTGCCCTGAATCTGGCAGGTAATCAATTGATTGCAACACGTCAGTCCATGTCGGCTCCTACAGAAATCTATGCGGTGAATACGGCAACCGGGAAAGAGACACAACTTTCGGATATCAATAAATCATTGATGGCTAAGCTTAACATGGGTAAAGTGGAAGCCCGTTGGGTAAAAACGACCGATAATAAGCAAATGTTGGTGTGGGTGATTTATCCGCCTAACTTTGATGCTACAAAGAAATATCCGGCTCTTCTCTATTGTCAGGGTGGCCCTCAGGATATGGTGAGTCAGTTCTGGAGTTATCGTTGGAATTTCCAGATCATGGCAGCTAATGGCTATATCGTGGTAGCTCCGAATCGTCGCGGACTTCCCGGATTTGGCGAGGCCTGGAATCGCGAAATCAGCGGTGATTATGGTGGACAGAATATGAAAGACTATATTTCAGCTATCGACGCAGTGGCTAAAGAACCGTATGTCAACAAAGACCGATTGGGATGCGTTGGAGCAAGTTATGGCGGTTTTTCTGTTTACTGGCTCGCCGGACACAATACGAACAAACGCTTCAAAGTATTTATTGCTCATGATGGCTTTTTCAATATGGAGCAACAATATCTGGAAACAGATGAAATGTGGTTTGCAAACTGGGATTTGGGTGGCCCATACTGGGATAAGAAAAATCCTGTTGTACGACGTAGTTATGCTAACTCCCCGCATTTGTTTGTGGATAAATGGAACACTCCGATTATGGTTGTTCACAGCCAACTGGATTACCGGATTGTTAATTCGCAGGGAATGGCTGCTTATAATGCGGCAGTGTTAAGAGGTATTCCTGCTTTGTATCTTTACTTCCCCGATGAATCGCATTTTGTATTGAAACCACAAAATGCAATTTTATGGCAACGAACCTTCTTCGATTGGTTGGATAAATGGTTGAAAGACCCGGTTGGCAAGGATAAACCGGTTGATTTATAA
- a CDS encoding tetratricopeptide repeat protein — protein sequence MNFSRYGIIVMLPLLVILPVTAKTKPSAQAILTTPRQVQFDYYFDEALRERLAGHWDAAFDLLQACQRLEPDNAEVYFELSKCYLQGNNDTKVISSLEKACQYDPRNVWYKSALAEQCLSDQNIEKAIAAYQSILKIDPENEDAVMMLISIYTQSGKLALAINELSQLEKIQGMSQDITVEKARLYFMMHQNKKGIDEVDKLINTYPHELKYQVLRGDIYLGQGMKKEALAEYQHVLLINPNQGDALYSLSKYYQAVGDTTMMMKVLDQMMKNKNVEVDTKLAVLKNLVTTPAYVSKVQAFLPALLSMYPDEEDLHNYQYMFDMMRNDTLKAESELKTMLDLDPQNKVTWMRMLDLQLQRQKYNKADSLCGVALSYFPNDPDLYFFKSVALFQLGDFRQVISYCHKALPLVPDENLNLRSQVYSQMGDTFYRLGEKDSTFWAYDQALKYQPNNIGTLNNYAYYLSLEKRDLPKAESMSARTIKAEPNNATFLDTYAWVFFVEGNYALAKIYSQQAIENGGDKNADVLEHYGDILYKAGDHEKAVEMWQKSLDAGNTSPIVKKEVETKTYIPK from the coding sequence ATGAATTTTTCCCGTTACGGTATAATTGTTATGTTGCCGTTGTTGGTAATTTTACCGGTCACTGCAAAAACTAAACCATCAGCTCAGGCAATACTTACAACCCCACGACAAGTACAATTTGATTACTATTTTGATGAAGCGCTTCGTGAACGTCTTGCCGGCCATTGGGATGCTGCTTTTGATTTGTTGCAGGCATGTCAGCGTCTAGAACCCGATAACGCAGAAGTATATTTTGAGCTTTCAAAATGTTATTTACAAGGCAATAATGACACAAAAGTAATCTCCTCACTTGAAAAGGCATGTCAATATGATCCCCGTAATGTTTGGTATAAGTCAGCTTTGGCAGAACAATGCCTTTCGGACCAGAACATTGAGAAGGCGATAGCTGCATATCAGTCTATCCTGAAAATAGATCCTGAAAATGAAGATGCAGTGATGATGCTGATTTCTATTTATACTCAGTCAGGAAAGCTGGCTCTTGCAATAAATGAATTGAGTCAGTTGGAAAAGATTCAGGGGATGAGCCAGGATATCACCGTTGAAAAGGCGCGTCTGTATTTTATGATGCATCAAAATAAAAAAGGAATCGATGAAGTGGACAAACTGATTAATACATATCCTCACGAACTGAAATACCAGGTACTGCGTGGGGATATTTATTTAGGTCAGGGGATGAAGAAAGAGGCATTGGCTGAATACCAACATGTACTGTTGATTAATCCAAATCAGGGAGATGCACTATATTCGCTTTCCAAATATTATCAGGCTGTCGGTGATACGACAATGATGATGAAGGTGCTGGATCAGATGATGAAGAACAAAAATGTGGAAGTAGATACTAAATTGGCAGTGCTTAAAAATTTAGTGACAACTCCCGCATATGTTTCCAAAGTGCAAGCTTTCTTGCCGGCGCTGCTGTCCATGTATCCTGATGAGGAAGATTTGCACAATTATCAATATATGTTTGATATGATGCGGAATGATACCCTGAAAGCCGAGTCGGAATTGAAAACCATGCTGGATCTTGATCCTCAGAATAAAGTGACATGGATGCGCATGCTGGATTTACAATTACAACGACAAAAATATAATAAGGCCGATTCGTTGTGCGGGGTTGCATTGAGCTATTTCCCGAATGATCCGGACCTCTACTTTTTCAAATCAGTTGCCTTGTTTCAGTTGGGAGATTTCCGACAGGTAATTTCCTATTGTCACAAAGCTCTCCCTTTGGTTCCGGATGAAAATCTGAATCTTCGTTCCCAGGTTTATTCGCAAATGGGAGACACCTTCTATCGCCTTGGAGAAAAAGATTCTACGTTCTGGGCTTATGACCAGGCTTTGAAATACCAACCGAATAACATAGGCACATTGAATAATTATGCCTATTACCTGTCACTTGAGAAGCGTGATTTACCCAAAGCCGAGAGTATGAGTGCCCGAACCATTAAAGCAGAACCAAATAATGCAACATTTCTGGATACATATGCGTGGGTGTTTTTTGTAGAAGGCAATTATGCTTTAGCTAAGATCTACAGCCAGCAGGCTATCGAAAACGGAGGAGACAAGAATGCCGACGTCCTCGAACACTATGGTGATATCCTCTACAAAGCCGGCGATCATGAAAAGGCGGTTGAAATGTGGCAAAAGTCTCTTGATGCGGGGAACACATCCCCGATTGTAAAAAAAGAGGTCGAAACAAAAACATATATTCCAAAGTGA
- a CDS encoding tetratricopeptide repeat protein — protein sequence MSMRMRMKSGMKRVELIRVLAMTMLILLLAGCYHTSKHDAQVLAISEQVIEAHPDSAFQLLKSIQRPASLKHKDYALYALLYTKAMDKLRLPASSDSLIRIAVGYYSSVHAPGRLAQSYLYLSRINRQDGDNKDAADNLMKAEEEANKTKGNFWLLGLINTDKANIYYDQDQLDSALLANKRAYILFQTIHDSHNMAITLINIGKCYTHKYQNDSALYYYKLAQQQAQGVKDTVILSTILRLEGFQLYKMHRYDQALSYLRQSLKTSSDLYNAGKFLNIGMVYIAMHNYELAHFYFLQSLVNSSDLSVRSASYQQLLQLAIKEQNIIEVNHYAELYVDINDSIYQKALATSLAGIEKRYNYERIAGINKSLIIKQQYIYIWLLFSFLIIAVGTLLFFYYRNQEKKVINKLMQQQLEFQQAKIDKLELLQRIAHLRFIPKNNLEQTGA from the coding sequence ATGAGTATGAGAATGAGGATGAAAAGTGGGATGAAGAGAGTAGAACTCATACGTGTGCTGGCGATGACTATGCTGATACTGCTATTGGCCGGTTGTTATCATACGTCCAAACATGATGCGCAAGTACTGGCTATTTCTGAGCAGGTTATTGAGGCTCACCCGGATAGTGCATTTCAATTGTTGAAATCTATTCAACGTCCAGCATCATTAAAGCATAAAGACTATGCCCTGTACGCCTTGCTTTATACCAAGGCGATGGATAAACTACGATTGCCAGCGTCATCTGATTCTCTAATTCGGATAGCTGTAGGCTATTATTCATCTGTGCATGCTCCCGGGAGATTAGCACAGTCCTATCTTTATCTTTCACGCATCAATCGGCAGGATGGGGACAATAAAGATGCTGCTGATAATTTGATGAAGGCAGAAGAAGAAGCGAATAAGACCAAAGGCAATTTTTGGTTATTGGGGTTAATTAATACAGACAAAGCTAATATATACTATGATCAGGATCAATTAGATAGTGCTTTGTTGGCGAATAAAAGAGCTTACATTTTGTTTCAAACTATACATGATAGTCATAATATGGCAATTACCCTAATAAATATAGGGAAATGTTATACGCATAAATATCAAAATGATAGTGCTTTATATTATTATAAGCTAGCTCAACAACAAGCTCAAGGAGTTAAAGATACAGTGATTTTATCTACTATTTTACGACTTGAGGGATTTCAGTTATATAAAATGCATCGTTATGATCAGGCTCTTTCTTATTTACGGCAGTCACTAAAAACATCATCTGATCTTTATAATGCTGGAAAGTTTCTGAACATAGGAATGGTATATATAGCGATGCATAATTATGAATTAGCACATTTCTATTTTTTACAATCTCTTGTGAATTCATCTGATTTATCTGTTCGTAGTGCCTCATACCAGCAATTACTACAGCTTGCTATCAAAGAGCAAAATATAATTGAGGTCAACCATTACGCAGAATTATATGTAGATATCAACGATTCAATTTATCAGAAAGCCTTGGCTACCAGTTTAGCTGGTATAGAAAAAAGATATAATTATGAACGAATTGCCGGGATTAACAAGAGTTTGATTATTAAGCAACAGTATATTTATATATGGTTGTTATTTTCATTTCTGATTATTGCAGTAGGTACTCTTCTATTCTTTTACTATCGAAATCAGGAAAAGAAGGTAATCAATAAGCTGATGCAACAGCAATTGGAATTTCAGCAGGCAAAAATAGATAAGCTGGAACTTTTGCAACGTATTGCGCATCTGAGGTTTATTCCTAAAAACAATCTGGAACAAACCGGAGCGTAA
- a CDS encoding T9SS type A sorting domain-containing protein yields the protein MKTISFSLVLLLVIALCGSFLFPVSSSAKSDPVGGTPITTISSMSTMSLMTVAPASLYATVVGTQVTIQWSQSIGQAELMIEDATGQVVVDDMVNTTSTSNYTVDMSGFDSGTYTVILQSNTNQLTTTFTLN from the coding sequence ATGAAAACAATTTCTTTCTCATTGGTGCTTCTTTTAGTAATAGCTCTGTGTGGTTCTTTCTTATTTCCTGTTTCTTCTTCCGCAAAAAGTGATCCTGTAGGAGGGACACCGATTACTACTATTTCCAGTATGTCAACTATGTCTTTAATGACAGTTGCTCCGGCATCGTTGTATGCTACGGTTGTAGGCACTCAGGTAACCATCCAATGGAGCCAATCGATCGGACAGGCTGAGTTGATGATTGAAGACGCAACCGGTCAGGTAGTGGTTGACGATATGGTTAACACAACCAGTACGTCGAACTATACGGTTGACATGAGTGGATTCGATAGTGGTACTTACACCGTGATCCTGCAAAGCAACACCAACCAGTTAACTACTACATTTACGTTGAACTAA
- a CDS encoding tetratricopeptide repeat protein: MKNLLVGLLLLFSLYSCHRNSKINQERLQQIELITRTSPDRAMSLLHSLFPHPEQLNKSTAAYYAVCYNDAAWHVDPRLLSDSLATLAVTYYSKHINPEETPKAYFLLSLTKKEQQEADASADALLQAESFASLYHNTRILGLVFAQKGLLMHDQNEDSCSVKNHKIAASLFASIHDSSNQIIENLSIGIEFIDQAQYDSAWYYVGIAEKMARLSNDTVLLSSIFREKGMDKFYQGDANAAEMWLQAALHTSHDVYDAGKYMNLGWIYLKQKKYDLARTTLTTALRHNPPITLENACYQQLINTAYAQHDWKGLRRYALQFEISVDSAYDSSLKSSLLGLEKKYQYEHFRAQNQALTIKNQRLGLIALGILLLLMIIGYYYLRVVLKNREIQLLHEQEKVQIAEREKKLRQSIAGQLDVYGKIISLSTMSNDNPEHVGAQFQYLFNGGILKSEESIADFIKNVDEVYDHFSIKLQEQYPKLTKTDILICCLMRAGFENDTIARFLDIQMYSFHTRCHRLRERMSLPRKVVLSQFLANFSGEKQA, translated from the coding sequence ATGAAAAATTTACTGGTTGGTTTATTGTTGTTATTCTCCTTATACAGTTGCCATCGTAATTCAAAAATAAACCAGGAACGTTTACAACAGATTGAGCTGATTACCCGTACTTCTCCTGACAGGGCGATGTCTCTGTTGCATTCATTATTTCCGCACCCGGAACAGTTAAATAAATCCACAGCAGCTTATTATGCTGTGTGTTACAATGATGCTGCCTGGCATGTAGATCCTCGCTTGCTTTCCGATTCATTGGCAACTTTAGCCGTAACCTATTACTCCAAGCACATAAATCCCGAGGAAACTCCTAAAGCATATTTTTTATTATCATTGACAAAGAAAGAACAACAAGAAGCGGATGCGAGTGCTGATGCTTTATTGCAGGCAGAATCTTTTGCTTCTCTGTATCACAATACTCGTATTTTAGGATTGGTATTTGCGCAAAAAGGACTATTAATGCATGATCAAAATGAAGATAGTTGTAGTGTGAAGAATCATAAAATAGCAGCATCCTTATTTGCATCGATTCATGACTCCAGTAATCAGATTATTGAAAATTTATCAATCGGAATAGAATTCATTGATCAAGCTCAGTATGATAGTGCTTGGTATTATGTGGGGATTGCAGAAAAAATGGCTCGATTATCGAATGATACCGTTTTATTATCAAGTATTTTTCGTGAAAAAGGGATGGATAAATTCTATCAGGGAGATGCAAATGCCGCAGAGATGTGGCTTCAGGCGGCTTTGCATACATCACATGATGTTTATGATGCTGGAAAATACATGAATTTAGGTTGGATATATCTAAAGCAGAAAAAATATGATTTGGCTAGAACTACTTTAACTACAGCATTACGGCATAATCCTCCCATTACATTAGAAAATGCTTGTTATCAGCAACTAATTAATACTGCATATGCTCAGCATGATTGGAAGGGGTTGCGCCGGTATGCGTTGCAATTTGAGATAAGCGTTGATTCTGCTTATGATAGTTCTTTAAAATCAAGTTTGCTGGGTTTAGAGAAAAAATATCAATATGAACACTTTCGGGCACAGAATCAGGCACTAACCATTAAAAATCAGCGTTTGGGATTAATTGCTTTGGGAATCTTATTGCTGTTGATGATTATTGGTTATTATTATTTGCGTGTTGTATTGAAAAACAGGGAAATCCAGTTGCTTCACGAGCAGGAAAAGGTTCAAATAGCCGAAAGAGAAAAAAAATTACGTCAGTCTATTGCCGGACAACTCGATGTGTACGGAAAAATTATCTCGCTCAGTACAATGTCCAATGACAACCCCGAACATGTAGGAGCACAATTTCAGTACTTATTCAATGGAGGAATCCTAAAATCCGAAGAAAGTATTGCTGATTTTATAAAGAATGTGGATGAAGTGTATGATCATTTTTCTATAAAGTTGCAGGAACAATACCCAAAGCTTACTAAAACTGATATTTTAATTTGCTGTTTGATGAGAGCTGGGTTTGAAAATGACACTATTGCTCGTTTTTTGGATATTCAGATGTATTCTTTTCATACGCGCTGTCATCGCCTCCGCGAACGCATGTCCTTGCCTCGTAAAGTCGTTTTGTCCCAATTTCTCGCCAATTTTTCGGGAGAAAAACAGGCTTAA
- a CDS encoding glycosyltransferase, which translates to MFVTLCLLLSAWPIFIYGNFLSRMKGGWLLYPIIHKTPQPFSIKATIVVCARNESTHIAHLLTALMSQSYINREIIVVDDGSTDNTVEIVHTFAEIILVALPESVGKKAALRKGLEHATGELIICTDADCVMSNDWIRALVNCYQIDFPDMIIGPVRIHHPRASLFQHLQSIEFMSLAASTAGSAIIGRPIMCNGANLAFTKEAWDTSSHELKDCYASGDDMFLMESIKSRGGKIRYAKFQEAIVTTEPVQTFSSFFHQRSRWVSKSEAYSDPDIKFVAGLVASVTLLPFLLALIGVFDPWFFLVSVLSWGIKTGLDYRFLRIFRPFFVIFFPPWQFLLVAVLYPFYIIISLILGRFRKVIWK; encoded by the coding sequence ATGTTTGTTACATTATGCCTTTTACTATCTGCCTGGCCAATCTTTATTTATGGCAACTTCTTAAGCCGAATGAAGGGAGGGTGGTTGTTGTATCCGATAATCCATAAAACTCCACAACCGTTTTCTATTAAAGCGACAATAGTTGTGTGCGCCCGCAATGAATCAACACATATTGCTCATTTACTTACGGCGTTGATGTCGCAGAGCTATATAAATCGTGAAATCATAGTGGTGGATGATGGATCAACGGATAATACGGTTGAAATTGTTCACACTTTTGCTGAGATTATTCTGGTGGCTTTGCCAGAAAGTGTAGGCAAAAAAGCGGCATTACGCAAAGGACTTGAACATGCAACCGGCGAACTAATTATTTGCACTGATGCAGATTGCGTTATGAGCAATGATTGGATTCGGGCATTGGTAAATTGTTATCAGATTGACTTTCCCGATATGATAATAGGTCCAGTCCGCATACATCATCCTCGAGCTTCTTTGTTTCAGCATTTACAATCAATTGAATTCATGAGCCTTGCAGCTTCTACTGCAGGTTCGGCTATTATTGGTCGTCCTATAATGTGTAACGGGGCCAATTTGGCTTTTACTAAAGAGGCGTGGGATACATCATCCCATGAATTAAAGGATTGCTATGCTTCCGGCGATGATATGTTTTTGATGGAGAGTATCAAAAGTAGAGGAGGCAAAATACGTTATGCTAAATTTCAGGAAGCGATCGTTACAACAGAGCCAGTACAAACTTTCTCCTCTTTTTTCCACCAGCGAAGTCGTTGGGTTTCAAAAAGTGAGGCTTATTCTGATCCTGACATCAAATTTGTGGCTGGATTAGTAGCGAGTGTAACATTGTTGCCCTTCCTTTTGGCGTTGATAGGAGTTTTTGATCCTTGGTTTTTTCTCGTTTCAGTGCTTTCCTGGGGAATTAAAACAGGTTTAGACTATAGATTTCTGCGAATATTTCGCCCCTTTTTTGTCATTTTTTTTCCACCTTGGCAATTCTTGTTGGTAGCTGTTTTATACCCGTTTTATATTATTATATCACTTATTTTGGGTAGGTTTAGGAAAGTAATTTGGAAGTAA
- a CDS encoding L-threonylcarbamoyladenylate synthase produces the protein MEEEMKKCLEVLRTGGVILYPTDTVWGLGCDATNEAAVKKVYEIKKREDSKALLLLVDHIGKLQSYVDEIPALAFDIIEMSDKPITVIYSQGKNLAKNVLAEDGSIGIRVTNELFSKTLCERFRRPIVSTSANVSGEKTPHNFAQISDEILKAVDYVVQYRQNDFTEASASSIIKLGPGSYVKVIRE, from the coding sequence ATGGAAGAAGAAATGAAAAAGTGCCTGGAAGTTTTGCGAACTGGTGGCGTGATTTTATACCCTACAGATACAGTGTGGGGATTGGGATGTGATGCGACTAACGAAGCTGCTGTCAAAAAGGTTTATGAAATTAAGAAAAGGGAGGATAGTAAGGCGTTGTTATTGCTGGTAGACCATATCGGAAAACTTCAAAGCTATGTTGATGAGATTCCTGCTTTAGCTTTTGATATTATAGAAATGAGTGATAAACCTATCACTGTCATTTATTCTCAGGGGAAAAATCTGGCAAAAAATGTTTTAGCTGAGGATGGCAGTATAGGTATTCGGGTAACGAATGAATTATTTTCAAAGACTCTCTGTGAACGTTTTCGTCGTCCGATTGTTTCTACTTCTGCCAATGTAAGTGGGGAGAAGACGCCTCATAATTTTGCTCAAATCTCAGATGAGATTCTTAAGGCAGTGGATTATGTGGTTCAATATCGTCAAAACGATTTCACTGAAGCCTCTGCTTCGTCTATCATTAAACTTGGTCCAGGCAGTTATGTTAAAGTAATCAGGGAGTAA